In Myxococcus stipitatus, the following are encoded in one genomic region:
- a CDS encoding serine/threonine-protein kinase, with translation MRNEHWETSSPGGHAEEVPLRDGESLPRLEDGGPTTWPYEGEPTKAPPLEPGYTLLGRYTVLGTLGQGSMGVVLSVYDARLDRRVALKLLRPWSGAESRRDEEQARFVREAQAMARLSHPQVVAVYDAGTLEDGALFIAMEYVEGQTLRRWQQGRPWREVLAQYLAAGQGLAAAHEAGLIHHDFKPDNVLVGQDGRARVTDFGLAWLESVSVDEPREVPAQLLPAQPVVALAPLTTRSSQWMGTPSYMADEQFRGERGDARSDLYAFCVSLYEGLYGQLPFQGNTVAELRAAQRAGRVEPPEDSQVPAWVTRTLLQGLSTDSAKRPSSMKALLHALADDPEKKRRARPSRWALVGAVGAAAGLALWVWARPEEQVCGRMELRLSGVWDAAVRARLEQGLVATGAPYARATAERVVQGLEAYAGAWVRQRTALCLSASQEGRPKNSGLLVLEEACLERRRGQLRALTELLSQSPDTPLVSKAVEAVQALPPLEYCEDAKALTAAVPPPEDPVVRGKVEALQQQVDSLRVLLDTHRVQEGLALADSLLPQVKAAGHASLEAQTLYLMAWMREGVGDYRATVEGLRESMEVAARGRDAYTLAQASNSLVWVTGNRLRRPHDALQMVPMAQSMVELADDDRIRAFASNSEGTILMAVGKHEQARQAFEHALALRKKVWGPEHWEVASTLHNLGLLFQSMGRVDEALEAHTLALELRKKVLGPEHPRVAESLRDLGTTLQEMGRFEEALEAQARALALKQKVLGSEHPSVADSMSARGHVLRDMGRAEEALEAYARVLELNLKLLGPESPLVAWALTDQGEALVDLGRHAEAREKFTRAMAFQDKVLAPDDLGRLWPLLGMGRLCLAEGKPAEAVSFLEGALKLTLSNERARVQFPLARALWASHGDRARAIELATQARDYWSRVGRKADAERASQWLKQHATFRP, from the coding sequence ATGAGGAACGAGCATTGGGAGACGAGCTCTCCCGGCGGGCACGCCGAGGAGGTCCCTTTGCGCGACGGGGAGTCGCTGCCCAGGCTCGAAGACGGGGGGCCCACGACCTGGCCTTATGAAGGGGAGCCCACGAAGGCTCCGCCCCTCGAGCCCGGCTACACGCTGCTGGGGCGCTATACGGTGCTGGGCACGCTGGGCCAGGGCAGCATGGGGGTGGTCCTGAGCGTGTATGATGCGCGGTTGGATCGGCGCGTGGCGCTCAAGCTGCTGCGACCCTGGAGCGGAGCAGAGAGCCGCCGCGACGAGGAGCAGGCCCGGTTCGTGCGCGAGGCGCAGGCGATGGCGCGCCTGAGCCACCCCCAGGTGGTGGCGGTGTACGACGCGGGGACCTTGGAGGACGGCGCGCTCTTCATCGCCATGGAGTACGTGGAGGGGCAGACGCTGCGCCGCTGGCAGCAGGGGCGCCCGTGGCGCGAGGTGCTGGCGCAGTACCTGGCAGCAGGGCAGGGGCTGGCCGCCGCCCACGAAGCGGGCCTCATCCACCATGACTTCAAGCCGGACAATGTGCTGGTGGGCCAGGACGGGCGGGCACGGGTGACGGACTTCGGCCTGGCCTGGCTCGAGTCCGTCTCAGTGGACGAGCCGCGCGAGGTCCCCGCGCAACTCCTCCCCGCGCAGCCGGTCGTGGCGCTCGCGCCGCTGACCACGCGCTCGAGCCAGTGGATGGGGACGCCGAGCTACATGGCGGACGAGCAGTTCCGAGGCGAACGGGGAGACGCGCGCAGCGACCTGTATGCCTTCTGCGTGTCTCTTTATGAGGGGCTGTATGGCCAGCTCCCCTTCCAGGGCAACACCGTGGCGGAACTGCGCGCGGCTCAGCGCGCGGGCAGGGTGGAGCCGCCGGAGGACTCCCAGGTCCCCGCGTGGGTGACGCGCACGCTCCTCCAGGGGTTGAGCACCGATTCAGCGAAGCGTCCCTCCTCCATGAAGGCGCTGCTGCACGCGCTGGCGGACGACCCGGAGAAGAAGCGGCGGGCGAGGCCCTCGCGCTGGGCCCTGGTTGGCGCGGTGGGGGCGGCGGCGGGGCTGGCCTTGTGGGTGTGGGCTCGCCCGGAGGAGCAGGTGTGCGGTCGCATGGAGCTGCGGCTGAGCGGAGTCTGGGATGCGGCGGTCAGGGCCCGACTGGAGCAGGGGTTGGTCGCCACGGGGGCACCCTACGCTCGGGCCACCGCCGAGCGGGTGGTGCAGGGGCTGGAGGCCTATGCGGGAGCCTGGGTGAGGCAGCGCACCGCGCTGTGCCTGAGCGCGAGCCAGGAGGGGCGCCCGAAGAACTCGGGGCTGCTGGTGCTGGAGGAGGCCTGCCTGGAGCGCAGGCGCGGCCAACTGCGCGCGCTCACCGAGCTGTTGTCCCAGAGTCCAGACACACCCCTGGTGAGCAAGGCGGTGGAGGCGGTGCAGGCCCTGCCGCCGCTGGAGTACTGCGAGGACGCCAAGGCGCTCACCGCCGCGGTGCCGCCGCCGGAGGACCCGGTGGTGCGCGGGAAGGTGGAGGCGCTCCAGCAGCAGGTCGACTCCCTGCGGGTGCTGCTGGATACCCACCGCGTCCAGGAGGGGCTCGCGCTGGCGGACTCCCTGCTCCCCCAGGTGAAGGCGGCAGGCCACGCTTCGCTGGAGGCTCAGACCCTCTACCTCATGGCGTGGATGAGAGAAGGGGTCGGCGACTACCGAGCCACCGTGGAAGGACTGCGCGAGTCCATGGAGGTGGCGGCCCGTGGCAGGGACGCCTATACGTTGGCCCAGGCCTCGAACTCCCTGGTCTGGGTGACGGGCAACCGCCTGAGGCGGCCGCACGACGCGCTGCAGATGGTGCCCATGGCGCAGAGCATGGTGGAGCTGGCGGACGATGACCGCATCCGCGCCTTTGCCTCCAACAGCGAGGGCACCATCCTCATGGCCGTGGGCAAGCACGAGCAGGCACGGCAGGCGTTCGAGCACGCCCTGGCGCTGAGGAAGAAGGTGTGGGGCCCCGAGCACTGGGAGGTGGCCTCCACGCTCCACAACCTGGGCCTGTTGTTCCAGAGCATGGGCCGCGTGGACGAGGCGCTCGAGGCCCATACCCTCGCGCTGGAGCTGCGCAAGAAGGTGTTGGGCCCGGAGCACCCACGGGTGGCCGAGTCCCTCAGAGACCTCGGCACCACGCTCCAGGAGATGGGCCGGTTCGAGGAGGCGCTCGAGGCCCAGGCGCGCGCCCTGGCGCTGAAGCAGAAGGTGCTGGGCTCCGAGCATCCGTCCGTGGCCGACTCGATGAGCGCGCGAGGCCACGTGCTCCGCGACATGGGGAGGGCCGAGGAGGCGCTCGAGGCCTACGCGCGCGTGCTGGAGCTGAACCTGAAGCTGCTGGGCCCCGAGAGCCCGCTCGTCGCCTGGGCGCTCACTGACCAAGGCGAGGCGCTGGTGGACCTGGGGCGCCACGCGGAGGCGCGGGAGAAGTTCACGCGCGCCATGGCCTTTCAGGACAAGGTCCTGGCGCCGGACGATCTGGGGCGCCTGTGGCCCCTGCTGGGGATGGGTCGGCTCTGTCTGGCCGAGGGCAAGCCCGCAGAGGCCGTTTCTTTCCTCGAGGGCGCCCTGAAGCTGACCTTGAGCAATGAGAGGGCGCGGGTTCAATTCCCGCTGGCACGCGCGCTCTGGGCCTCCCACGGAGACAGGGCGCGCGCCATCGAGCTGGCCACCCAGGCCCGCGACTACTGGAGCCGCGTGGGCCGAAAGGCGGACGCAGAGCGGGCCTCCCAGTGGCTGAAGCAGCACGCCACGTTCAGGCCCTGA